From the genome of Salvelinus alpinus chromosome 19, SLU_Salpinus.1, whole genome shotgun sequence, one region includes:
- the LOC139545223 gene encoding claudin-4-like: MVSAGLEIIGLGLCVIGSLLVMVVCGLPMWKVTAFIEANIVVAQTIWDGLWMSCVVQSTGQMQCKVHDSVLALGHDLQAARALTVISCVFGVLGLMVVIAGAQCTNCISAENVKTRVVNAGGVIYITSGLFVLVPLCWMANNIISDFYNPQVPASKKREIGAALYIGWAATALLLVGGALLCCSCPSNGNSGYSAKYSPTKRATPNGTGDYDKRNYV; encoded by the coding sequence ATGGTGTCCGCTGGACTGGAGATCATTGGGCTGGGGCTGTGCGTCATTGGCTCGCTCCTGGTGATGGTGGTGTGCGGGCTGCCCATGTGGAAGGTAACGGCGTTCATCGAGGCCAACATTGTGGTGGCTCAGACCATCTGGGATGGGCTCTGGATGTCTTGTGTGGTGCAGAGCACCGGCCAGATGCAGTGCAAGGTGCACGACTCGGTCCTTGCGCTCGGCCACGACCTGCAGGCGGCGCGAGCCCTCACCGTCATCTCGTGTGTGTTTGGCGTGCTGGGGCTGATGGTGGTGATCGCCGGGGCGCAGTGCACCAACTGCATTAGCGCCGAGAACGTCAAAACCCGGGTGGTGAACGCCGGAGGGGTTATCTACATCACCAGTGGGTTGTTTGTGTTAGTACCTCTCTGCTGGATGGCCAACAACATCATCTCTGACTTCTACAACCCACAGGTGCCCGCGTCCAAAAAGAGGGAGATCGGGGCCGCGCTCTACATCGGTTGGGCGGCCACGGCGCTCCTGCTGGTCGGGGGCGCGCTACTCTGCTGCTCTTGTCCTTCTAACGGGAATTCGGGCTATTCGGCCAAATATTCCCCGACCAAACGGGCCACACCAAACGGGACCGGAGACTATGACAAAAGGAATTACGTGTAG